GATTGCTTCTAGTTGGGATTTGGAATTAATCTTTCCGAAGACAAAAGTCTCTAAGTACATGGACAGAAATAACTACAGTTAATTATTACTGACCTCTGACCTCTGACCTATCTAACCTTAAAGTGTTCTATCCGAACAGGATTTAGTATCACCCCGTCCCCAAGTCCCCAAGTCTCCAAGTCTCCAAGTCCCCCAGTCAGCCTTTACCATCTTATCATTCTGTCAATGCCTAAGTCCTAGTTATATTGCTAACGAATTCTAAGAAGCATCAGTTAAATTTTTATTGAGAAAATCAATAGTTTCTGTCCAAGCTTTTTCCGCAGCTTTAGGGACATAGTTTTGACCAGAGGGATTAGCAAAAGCATGACCTGCATGGTCATAAATCTGGATATCTGCTTCTTTACCCAGTTTATTTAAAGTAGATCCTAGTTTTTTTACTTTGGCTACGGGAATTGACTCATCTTCTGCCCCAAATATGCCTAGAATAGGCATTTCTAAAGTTGCCAATTGTTTTTCGGTAGCTGTACCGATCTCTCCACCATAGTAGATTACTGCTGCATCAAGCTCTTGGGGAAACAGCAAAGCGGTTTCTAATGACCAACTACCACCAAAACACCAGCCAATAGAAGCAATTTTAGGTGCTTGCTTTTCCTTTGCCAAAAAATTATAGGCTTTTGTAATATTTGCTTCTGCACCTAAAGGATTGCCTGTTACCTCAAGTACTAATTGTGTTGCTTTTTCTGGAGTTTTTGCTATTTGACCGTTATACAAATCTACCGCCAAAACTTGATAACCTTCTCCTGCTAACCTTCGCGTCATTGCCTTAATGTTTTCGTTTAATCCCCACCATTCATGAATAGCTAGGATTCCAGGTAGAGGCTTGGTGCTATCTTTGGGATAGGCGTAATAGCCGTTAATAGCCTTGCCGTCTATGGTGACATATTCAACGGTTTCTGTGACTACAGGTGCTTTTGGCTCAACCATGGCGATCTCTGTGGGACTAGGATAGTCATGGCGATGAACGGCTAGAAGCGCGTCTGGCTTGACTAACCCTAGCCCTAAACTTATGAGTAACGTGGCTAAAAAAATTACTCCTAGAACCAGCTTCTGCTTACTAAATCTGCCCATAGTTTTTTCTTGTATACAAACATAATCATGTTATCTACTTTTCCAACTAGAAACAAATAAATTTCATAGATACGAAAACATCAGAAGCAGTAATCGCGTCATTGATTTAACGATTAACTTGACTCATATCCGAGTAGCGATCGCCTGCTGCAACTCCCTGGGGGGCAACAGCTTCAATTTGCTTCAGTTCGTCGGAAGTTAAGGTAATTGAAGCAGCAGCAACGTTTTCTTCTAGATACTTGCGATGTTTAGTACCAGGAATCGGCACTATGTCGTCCCCTTGAGCCAGCAGCCAGGCGATCGCTAGTTGACTCGGCGTTACTTCTTTGGCTTGGGCAATTTCTCTAACGCGATCGACCAGTTCTAAATTCTTATGAAAGTTTTCTCCCTGAAAGCGTGGGGAATTACGACGGTAATCGCCTTCGGGAAAGTCATCGGGACTTTTAAACTGTCCTGATAAAAAGCCTCTCCCCAAAGGACTATATGGCACGAAGCCAATACCCAACTCCCGCACGGTAGGCAAGATCTTATCTTCAGGATCGCGACTCCAAAGGGAATACTCACTTTGCAATGCGCTAATTGGATGCACTGCCTGAGCGCGACGAATGGTTTCAGGTGCAGCTTCCGACAGTCCCAGGTAACGGACTTTGCCCTGCTGTACTAGTTCCGCCATCGCCCCTACAGTGTCCTCAATTGGAACTTCAGGATCGACACGGTGCAGATAGTAGAGATCGATGGTATCAATGCCTAAGCGTTGCAAAGATGCTTCGCAAGCCTGATGTACGTACTCTGGTTTGCCATTAACGCCCCGAGAATTTGTGTCTTCTCCACGAAGGATACCAAACTTGGTAGCTAATATAACGCGATCGCGACTATCACCTATTGCCTTACCTACTAGTTCTTCATTATCACCCTTGCCGTACATATCCGCCGTATCTATCAGGGTTACACCGAGTTCGAGAGCGCGGTGAATCGTGGCGATCGCTTCTTTTTCGTCTTGTTTGCCATAGAACTCTGACATACCCATGCAGCCGAGTCCGAGGGCTGAAACTTCGAGTCCTTGGTTTCCTAGTTTGCGTGTTTCCATGTTATTTCTCCGATTTAGTAAAAAAGCGAATAATTTTTACCATTTTGTTTACCTTTAAATTAAATGGGGATGTCTTCTAAAGCCGAATTACAAAATAATTGAGATATCTTGAATTTTGGCAGGGGCGTAATAAAATACGTCCCTGCATACAATCCTTTGCTTAAAAACTAAGAGCGATATTAGTTAGCTACTGTTTGTTTGGCAAATAGCTCGATCGCTTTAGCGTTAAAAGCGGGAATATCGTCGGGGTTACGGCTAGTTACCAAACCGTTATCTTCTACTACTTCGCGATCGACCCAACTAGCACCTGCATTTTTCAAATCGGTTTGCAGAGAAGGCCAAGAGGTAACGATACGACCTTTTACTGCATCAACTTCAACTAGAATCCAAGGGCCGTGACAGATTGCGGCAACGGGTTTGTCAGCATCGAAGAAAGATTTAACAAACTGTACTGCTTTATCTTGGGTACGTAACTGGTCGGGGTTAGCTACTCCACCAGGAAGCAATAAAGCATCATAATCGGCTGGATTGGCGTTATCTAGGGGAACGTCTACCGAGAAAAAGTCGGCTTTATCAAAATGATTCCAGCCTTGAACTTTGTCGCTATTGGGAGAAATAATATGAGCTTGCGCTCCTGCTTCTTCAAAAGCTTGTTTGGGTTTGGTCAATTCTACTTGTTCAAAACCATCAGCGACTAAGATCGCTATTTTTTTGTTGTTTAATTCTTGTGACATAATTGGTTCTTTTGTTTGTTTCTATTTGATTTGTTTGTTGGGTTGAGATTCCTCACACCTTATTGCTTATGGTTTAAGCGCGACCTTAATTTTGAATCCGTTCTAAAAGCGGCTGCAAATACCTTTGGACGTGAGTTTGACCAGAGCGCAAAGTCAAGGCTTTGTTGACAACTGCTCCTAACGGTACGTGGTCTACATAACCGCCGTAAACTCCAGGAATCGAAACCGTACCGCCTTTGCGACAGGCAAGAATTGCTTCCCGTAGCACGAGTAGACCAGTCGTCTATTGGCAACTATCAGAATCCTACTAATTGCAGCAGCAATCCTAAATCTTACTAAAGTCAGATATACTCAAAACCTGCTGGAATAGAATTTTGATGAAAATTTGCATCGGTACTGTAGACTTCATGACCTTAGCTTGTAAAATAGCTCCTTCCCAACTAGACAAAATAAACTTAGCCAAAACCTCAAAGTTGCAAATGTCCTCGATTTCTCCAGCTTCATAAGCTGCTTTTAAACAGCGAATAAAATACTGTTCCCATTCAGCAAATATTTGATTGAGGCGATCGCGAAACAATTCATTTTGCGTTGATAATTCTTGAGCGAGATTACCAATTAAGCAACCATTGTTACAGTGATGAGCTTCCATCTCAGCAATTTTGAATTCAAAATAGTTACGTAATCGTGTCAATGGAGAATACTTTTCGTCTTCTAAAAAAGTTTTAAACCTGTCACGATATTCCTGGGCAAAATCATCAACAATCGCTAGTCCAAAATCTTCTTTGCTAGAAAAATAATAATAAAATGAACCCTTGGGAACGCCAGCTTTAGTTAATACATCATTGAGGCTTGTTCCCTTGAATCCTTGCTGGACGACAATTTCCTTGCCGACTTGGATTAGTTCATTGCGTTTATTAGCACGGTTCATACTTTAATTATAGTTGACCAGTCATCTATAAAAATTA
This DNA window, taken from Pleurocapsa sp. FMAR1, encodes the following:
- a CDS encoding dienelactone hydrolase family protein; its protein translation is MGRFSKQKLVLGVIFLATLLISLGLGLVKPDALLAVHRHDYPSPTEIAMVEPKAPVVTETVEYVTIDGKAINGYYAYPKDSTKPLPGILAIHEWWGLNENIKAMTRRLAGEGYQVLAVDLYNGQIAKTPEKATQLVLEVTGNPLGAEANITKAYNFLAKEKQAPKIASIGWCFGGSWSLETALLFPQELDAAVIYYGGEIGTATEKQLATLEMPILGIFGAEDESIPVAKVKKLGSTLNKLGKEADIQIYDHAGHAFANPSGQNYVPKAAEKAWTETIDFLNKNLTDAS
- a CDS encoding aldo/keto reductase codes for the protein METRKLGNQGLEVSALGLGCMGMSEFYGKQDEKEAIATIHRALELGVTLIDTADMYGKGDNEELVGKAIGDSRDRVILATKFGILRGEDTNSRGVNGKPEYVHQACEASLQRLGIDTIDLYYLHRVDPEVPIEDTVGAMAELVQQGKVRYLGLSEAAPETIRRAQAVHPISALQSEYSLWSRDPEDKILPTVRELGIGFVPYSPLGRGFLSGQFKSPDDFPEGDYRRNSPRFQGENFHKNLELVDRVREIAQAKEVTPSQLAIAWLLAQGDDIVPIPGTKHRKYLEENVAAASITLTSDELKQIEAVAPQGVAAGDRYSDMSQVNR
- a CDS encoding type 1 glutamine amidotransferase domain-containing protein; this encodes MSQELNNKKIAILVADGFEQVELTKPKQAFEEAGAQAHIISPNSDKVQGWNHFDKADFFSVDVPLDNANPADYDALLLPGGVANPDQLRTQDKAVQFVKSFFDADKPVAAICHGPWILVEVDAVKGRIVTSWPSLQTDLKNAGASWVDREVVEDNGLVTSRNPDDIPAFNAKAIELFAKQTVAN
- a CDS encoding TetR family transcriptional regulator C-terminal domain-containing protein, which encodes MNRANKRNELIQVGKEIVVQQGFKGTSLNDVLTKAGVPKGSFYYYFSSKEDFGLAIVDDFAQEYRDRFKTFLEDEKYSPLTRLRNYFEFKIAEMEAHHCNNGCLIGNLAQELSTQNELFRDRLNQIFAEWEQYFIRCLKAAYEAGEIEDICNFEVLAKFILSSWEGAILQAKVMKSTVPMQIFIKILFQQVLSISDFSKI